A stretch of the Strigops habroptila isolate Jane chromosome 15, bStrHab1.2.pri, whole genome shotgun sequence genome encodes the following:
- the PDCL gene encoding phosducin-like protein isoform X1: protein MLLPVPAVLRAARTSPGRRRERNTMTALDDKLLGEKLQYYYSSSEGEDEDSDKEDKEGESTIPESGGEVELSSDGSAVNTGPKGVINDWRRFKQLETEQRQEQRMEMERLIKKLSMTCRSHLDDETEKQKQKELQEKINGKMTLQEYNMIHNDEDDEEFLQRYRKQRMEEMRQQLYSGQQFKQVFEITSGEAFLDTVDKEHKSTLIMIHIYEDDIPGTESLNGCMICLAAEYPTVKFCRVKSSLIGASTRFTNNALPALLVYKAGELIGNFVRITDQLGEDFFAVDLEAFLQECSLLPEKDLVLLTSIRNPTACYSEDSDLEID, encoded by the exons ATGCTCCTCCCCGTTCCCGCCGTGCTCCGCGCAGCCAGAACCAGCCCCGGAAGGCGGCGGGAGCGG AACACAATGACTGCTTTGGATGATAAACTGCTTGGTGAGAAGCTCCAGTATTATTACAGCAGCAGCGAGGGTGAGGATGAAGACAGTGACAAAGAAGATAAAGAAGGGGAGAGCACCATTCCTGAGAGCGGTGGGGAGGTAGAGCTCAGCAGCGATGGCAGTGCAGTCAACACAG GTCCCAAAGGAGTCATTAATGACTGGCGGAGATTTAAACAACTGGAAACCGAACAGCGGCAGGAGCAGCGCATGGAAATGGAACGACTCATAAAAAAGTTATCTATGACGTGTAGATCTCACTTAGATGACGAGactgagaagcagaagcagaaagagcttCAGGAGAAAATCAATGGAAAG ATGACATTACAAGAATATAACATGATTCACAACGATGAAGACGACGAGGAGTTTTTACAGCGGTACAGGAAGCAGCGGATGGAGGAGATGAGGCAGCAGTTGTACAGCGGGCAGCAATTTAAACAGGTTTTCGAAATAACCAGCGGAGAAGCGTTCTTGGACACAGTTGATAAAGAGCATAAGAGCACACTGATTATGATCCATATTTATGAAGATGATATCCCTGGCACCGAGTCCCTCAACGGTTGTATGATCTGCCTGGCTGCTGAGTATCCAACAGTTAAGTTTTGCAGAGTAAAGAGTTCACTCATTGGTGCTAGCACTCGCTTCACTAACAATGcgctgccagctctgctggtcTATAAGGCAGGTGAGCTCATCGGCAATTTTGTGCGCATCACTGACCAGCTTGGGGAGGATTTTTTTGCTGTAGACCTGGAGGCTTTTCTGCAGGAATGCAGTTTGCTTCCAGAAAAAGACCTGGTGCTCCTGACTTCTATACGTAATCCAACTGCATGTTACAGTGAAGACAGTGATCTGGAAATAGACTGA
- the PDCL gene encoding phosducin-like protein isoform X2 — translation MTALDDKLLGEKLQYYYSSSEGEDEDSDKEDKEGESTIPESGGEVELSSDGSAVNTGPKGVINDWRRFKQLETEQRQEQRMEMERLIKKLSMTCRSHLDDETEKQKQKELQEKINGKMTLQEYNMIHNDEDDEEFLQRYRKQRMEEMRQQLYSGQQFKQVFEITSGEAFLDTVDKEHKSTLIMIHIYEDDIPGTESLNGCMICLAAEYPTVKFCRVKSSLIGASTRFTNNALPALLVYKAGELIGNFVRITDQLGEDFFAVDLEAFLQECSLLPEKDLVLLTSIRNPTACYSEDSDLEID, via the exons ATGACTGCTTTGGATGATAAACTGCTTGGTGAGAAGCTCCAGTATTATTACAGCAGCAGCGAGGGTGAGGATGAAGACAGTGACAAAGAAGATAAAGAAGGGGAGAGCACCATTCCTGAGAGCGGTGGGGAGGTAGAGCTCAGCAGCGATGGCAGTGCAGTCAACACAG GTCCCAAAGGAGTCATTAATGACTGGCGGAGATTTAAACAACTGGAAACCGAACAGCGGCAGGAGCAGCGCATGGAAATGGAACGACTCATAAAAAAGTTATCTATGACGTGTAGATCTCACTTAGATGACGAGactgagaagcagaagcagaaagagcttCAGGAGAAAATCAATGGAAAG ATGACATTACAAGAATATAACATGATTCACAACGATGAAGACGACGAGGAGTTTTTACAGCGGTACAGGAAGCAGCGGATGGAGGAGATGAGGCAGCAGTTGTACAGCGGGCAGCAATTTAAACAGGTTTTCGAAATAACCAGCGGAGAAGCGTTCTTGGACACAGTTGATAAAGAGCATAAGAGCACACTGATTATGATCCATATTTATGAAGATGATATCCCTGGCACCGAGTCCCTCAACGGTTGTATGATCTGCCTGGCTGCTGAGTATCCAACAGTTAAGTTTTGCAGAGTAAAGAGTTCACTCATTGGTGCTAGCACTCGCTTCACTAACAATGcgctgccagctctgctggtcTATAAGGCAGGTGAGCTCATCGGCAATTTTGTGCGCATCACTGACCAGCTTGGGGAGGATTTTTTTGCTGTAGACCTGGAGGCTTTTCTGCAGGAATGCAGTTTGCTTCCAGAAAAAGACCTGGTGCTCCTGACTTCTATACGTAATCCAACTGCATGTTACAGTGAAGACAGTGATCTGGAAATAGACTGA